Proteins found in one Terriglobales bacterium genomic segment:
- the lpxA gene encoding acyl-ACP--UDP-N-acetylglucosamine O-acyltransferase, producing MSRSSPSAVREERAAQIHPSAIIDRSAKVPASCRIGPFCVIGPDVELGEDCELISHVTVHGPSKIGAHNRIFPFASIGFEPQDLKYKGEKTRLEIGDHNVIREYVTMNRGTVGGGGVTRLGSHCLFMAYCHVAHDCVVGDHVIMANAATLAGHATIEDYATVGAFSAVHQFTRVGAHAYIGGGTIITRDVLPFSKTSAAREAKAYGVNSIGLERRGFSKERIVQIQRAYRVLLNSKLNTSQALEKLRAEGKQGEDVAMLLRFIETSERGTIK from the coding sequence ATGAGCCGTTCTTCTCCCAGCGCAGTAAGAGAAGAGCGAGCTGCGCAGATTCATCCCAGTGCAATTATTGATCGCAGCGCGAAGGTCCCGGCCTCATGCCGCATTGGCCCGTTCTGCGTGATCGGACCTGATGTGGAGCTGGGAGAGGATTGCGAACTCATCTCGCATGTCACGGTGCACGGCCCCAGCAAGATCGGCGCGCACAACCGCATCTTCCCGTTTGCCTCCATCGGCTTCGAACCCCAGGACCTGAAATACAAAGGCGAAAAAACGCGGCTGGAGATCGGCGATCACAACGTCATCCGCGAATATGTGACCATGAACCGTGGAACTGTGGGCGGCGGCGGTGTGACACGTCTGGGCAGCCATTGCCTGTTTATGGCCTACTGCCATGTTGCGCACGATTGTGTGGTCGGCGACCACGTGATCATGGCCAACGCCGCCACGCTGGCTGGACACGCAACGATAGAAGACTACGCCACGGTAGGCGCATTTTCGGCGGTGCATCAGTTCACGCGCGTGGGCGCGCACGCCTACATCGGCGGCGGGACCATCATCACCCGTGACGTTCTGCCCTTTTCCAAAACCTCAGCCGCGCGTGAAGCCAAGGCCTACGGCGTAAATTCCATCGGCCTGGAGCGCCGTGGCTTCAGCAAAGAACGCATCGTCCAAATCCAACGCGCCTATCGCGTGCTGCTCAATTCCAAACTCAATACTTCACAAGCACTGGAGAAACTTCGCGCTGAAGGCAAGCAGGGAGAAGACGTGGCCATGCTGCTGCGCTTTATCGAGACTTCAGAGCGAGGAACGATTAAGTAG
- a CDS encoding ATP-grasp domain-containing protein has translation MLVHFLYPSDPVEPRQPDEPFKEQIGELRKLGSAVSLVSLEELAEGNGKVRGALPSDATVVYRGWMLTPSEYEKLFSFIRSCQANPITSLETYLACHYLPNWYPLVAEFTAETKIFAVDADLAHELKALDWEKFFIKDYVKSLKTSVGAVVSKPEEITVVLAEMQKYRGIIEGGVCVRRFENFVPESERRYFVINGKPYAASGPVPELVVECARRIQSPFFSIDVALRADGVLRVVELGDGQVSDLVGWEARRFAEIWAET, from the coding sequence ATGCTTGTACACTTTCTCTACCCTTCAGATCCAGTCGAGCCAAGACAACCCGATGAACCATTCAAAGAGCAGATCGGCGAGCTGCGCAAATTGGGTTCTGCCGTATCACTTGTCTCGTTAGAAGAACTCGCAGAAGGAAACGGTAAGGTTCGAGGTGCATTACCCAGCGATGCAACGGTGGTATACCGTGGCTGGATGCTTACGCCATCGGAGTATGAGAAGCTCTTTTCGTTTATCCGCTCTTGCCAGGCAAATCCGATCACTTCTTTGGAAACTTATCTTGCGTGCCACTATCTTCCCAACTGGTACCCGCTTGTTGCTGAGTTCACAGCCGAAACCAAAATTTTCGCTGTCGACGCCGATCTCGCCCACGAGCTAAAAGCTCTCGACTGGGAAAAGTTTTTCATTAAGGACTATGTCAAATCGCTGAAGACCTCGGTTGGCGCAGTTGTTTCCAAGCCGGAAGAGATCACCGTGGTTCTTGCCGAAATGCAAAAGTATCGCGGCATTATCGAGGGAGGAGTTTGCGTTCGCCGCTTTGAAAACTTTGTTCCAGAGTCGGAGAGGCGCTATTTCGTTATTAATGGCAAACCGTATGCCGCCTCAGGGCCTGTCCCTGAACTGGTTGTTGAATGCGCCCGCCGTATCCAAAGCCCGTTTTTCTCAATTGATGTTGCTCTTAGGGCCGACGGCGTACTTCGCGTTGTTGAGCTCGGAGATGGTCAGGTCTCGGATCTAGTAGGCTGGGAAGCCAGACGTTTTGCTGAGATCTGGGCAGAGACGTAG